A single genomic interval of bacterium harbors:
- the lpxI gene encoding UDP-2,3-diacylglucosamine diphosphatase LpxI (LpxI, functionally equivalent to LpxH, replaces it in LPS biosynthesis in a minority of bacteria.), whose protein sequence is MSERIGLIAGSGRFPVLFAETARRNGVKVVAVAHGGETDERLAAVVDSITWVVPGQLEALIAALKAGGVRRTVMVGGIAKPKLFREFQPDARALAAIMRVGKLRDDLLLRALAEELESEGIAVVESTLFLQEIVPQPGVLSRRVPTEEEWQDIRFGFRAAKLIGQFDIGQSVVVRGGAVVAVEGIEGTDATIRRAGHLVNGDIVVVKACKPTQDLRFDLPAIGPETIRTIVEMRGRVLAVEAGRTVVLDRAEMLALADAAELAVVAVDPAKEAP, encoded by the coding sequence GTGAGCGAGCGCATCGGCCTCATCGCCGGCAGCGGCCGGTTCCCTGTCCTGTTCGCCGAGACGGCGCGCCGCAACGGCGTGAAGGTCGTGGCCGTGGCCCACGGCGGCGAGACCGACGAGCGTCTCGCCGCGGTGGTCGACTCGATCACCTGGGTAGTGCCCGGCCAGCTGGAGGCGCTCATCGCGGCGTTGAAGGCGGGCGGCGTGCGACGGACCGTCATGGTCGGCGGCATCGCCAAGCCGAAGCTGTTCCGCGAGTTCCAGCCCGACGCGCGCGCGCTCGCCGCCATCATGCGCGTCGGCAAGCTGCGCGACGACCTCCTCCTGCGCGCGCTCGCGGAGGAGCTCGAGTCGGAGGGGATCGCGGTCGTCGAGTCCACGCTGTTCCTCCAGGAGATCGTGCCGCAGCCCGGCGTGCTGTCGCGGCGCGTGCCCACCGAGGAGGAGTGGCAGGACATCCGTTTCGGCTTCCGCGCCGCGAAGCTGATCGGCCAGTTCGACATCGGCCAGAGCGTCGTCGTGCGCGGCGGCGCCGTGGTCGCCGTCGAGGGCATCGAAGGCACGGATGCGACGATCCGCCGCGCCGGCCATCTCGTGAACGGCGACATCGTCGTGGTGAAGGCCTGCAAGCCCACCCAGGACCTGCGCTTCGATCTGCCGGCGATCGGCCCCGAGACGATCCGCACCATCGTCGAGATGCGCGGGCGCGTGCTCGCCGTCGAGGCCGGGCGGACGGTGGTGCTCGACCGCGCCGAGATGCTGGCGCTCGCCGATGCCGCCGAGCTCGCCGTCGTGGCGGTCGATCCGGCGAAGGAGGCGCCATGA
- a CDS encoding Gfo/Idh/MocA family oxidoreductase has translation MSARLRAAVVGVGYLGRFHAQKYRANPQAELVAVVDADPERAAVVAGELGVGALADHWQLAGRVDCASVSVPTPLHHDVARDLMEMGIDVLVEKPLTTTVEAGKALVELAVRGGRVLQVGHLERFNPAIQAIVGRVTQPRFLECQRLAPFSERGTDVDVVLDLMIHDLDLILSMVQSPVRAVDAIGVPVLTPSVDIANARIRFANGCIANVTASRVSLKRERKLRLFQEDAYLSVDFDERRVRMCRREPMPDGQFSLSFEDLEVAEGDALRLEIDAFLRAVRARETPPVSGWDGLRALEVAEVIRESVEMEVRAAQAAAPG, from the coding sequence ATGAGCGCGCGTCTCCGCGCGGCCGTGGTCGGGGTCGGGTACCTCGGCCGCTTCCACGCCCAGAAGTACCGCGCGAACCCGCAGGCCGAGCTCGTGGCCGTCGTCGACGCCGACCCGGAGCGCGCGGCGGTCGTCGCCGGCGAGCTCGGCGTCGGGGCGCTCGCCGACCACTGGCAGCTCGCCGGCCGGGTCGACTGCGCGAGCGTCTCGGTGCCGACGCCGCTCCACCACGACGTCGCACGCGATCTCATGGAGATGGGAATCGACGTGCTGGTGGAGAAGCCGCTCACCACCACCGTCGAGGCCGGCAAGGCGCTCGTCGAGCTGGCGGTCCGCGGGGGCCGCGTGCTCCAGGTCGGCCACCTCGAGCGCTTCAACCCGGCGATCCAGGCCATCGTCGGACGCGTCACGCAGCCGCGCTTCCTCGAGTGCCAGCGCCTGGCGCCGTTCAGCGAGCGCGGCACCGACGTCGACGTCGTGCTCGACCTGATGATCCACGACCTCGACCTGATCCTCTCGATGGTGCAGTCGCCGGTGCGCGCCGTCGACGCCATCGGCGTGCCGGTGCTGACGCCGTCGGTCGACATCGCGAACGCGCGCATCCGCTTCGCCAACGGCTGCATCGCCAACGTCACGGCCAGCCGCGTCTCGCTGAAACGCGAGCGCAAGCTACGCCTGTTCCAGGAGGACGCCTACCTGTCCGTCGACTTCGACGAGCGGCGCGTGCGCATGTGCCGGCGCGAGCCGATGCCCGACGGCCAGTTCTCGCTCAGCTTCGAGGACCTCGAGGTGGCCGAGGGGGACGCGCTACGCCTCGAGATCGACGCCTTCCTGCGCGCGGTGCGCGCCCGCGAGACCCCGCCCGTGTCGGGTTGGGACGGCCTGCGGGCGCTGGAGGTCGCCGAGGTGATCCGGGAGAGCGTGGAGATGGAGGTGCGCGCGGCCCAGGCAGCTGCTCCGGGATGA
- the lpxB gene encoding lipid-A-disaccharide synthase, which yields MTVPADATTAVPAAAPRRVMLVAGEASGDVHGADFLRALRRRLPDVEVFGVGGEELRAGGMQTFADAAEVATVGVIEGARSLGTLLRLYRQLVRRLREEPPDLCVLIDFPEFNLRLAARAKAAGVPVLYYIGPQVWAWRRGRVRKIARRVDRLAVVFPFEPDLYAGRGVGVEFVGHPLLDRVAVTRGRDATLAAHGLDPRRHTVLLLPGSRAKEIEYILPPMLGAVRSLAAAMPDLQFALALAHTVSRAHLEATVAASHLPVPVPVIPGDAHNLIAAADVALVASGTATLECALLERPMVIVYRLSPLTYGLARMLVRGVSHVGMPNIVAGREVVPELLQGRATGAAIAAAARAILDDPARRERMIADLREVRRRLGRGGAADRAAAIACEMLGVGAA from the coding sequence ATGACCGTGCCGGCCGACGCCACGACCGCGGTGCCGGCGGCGGCCCCGCGCCGGGTGATGCTCGTGGCCGGCGAGGCCTCGGGCGACGTCCACGGGGCCGACTTCCTGCGTGCGCTGCGCCGCCGTCTGCCCGACGTCGAGGTCTTCGGCGTCGGCGGCGAGGAGCTGCGGGCCGGGGGCATGCAGACGTTCGCCGACGCCGCCGAGGTGGCGACGGTCGGCGTGATCGAGGGCGCGCGCAGCCTCGGCACCCTGCTGCGGCTCTATCGTCAGCTCGTGCGCCGGCTGCGTGAGGAGCCGCCCGACCTCTGCGTGCTCATCGATTTCCCGGAGTTCAACCTCCGCCTCGCCGCGCGCGCGAAGGCCGCCGGCGTGCCGGTCCTCTACTACATCGGTCCGCAGGTGTGGGCCTGGCGGCGGGGGCGGGTGCGCAAGATCGCCCGGCGCGTCGACCGCCTCGCCGTGGTGTTCCCGTTCGAGCCCGACCTCTATGCGGGGCGGGGCGTCGGCGTCGAGTTCGTCGGCCATCCGCTGCTCGACCGGGTCGCGGTCACGCGCGGGCGCGACGCGACGCTCGCCGCGCACGGTCTCGATCCGCGCCGGCACACGGTGCTCCTCCTGCCCGGCAGCCGTGCGAAGGAGATCGAGTACATCCTGCCGCCGATGCTGGGCGCGGTGCGCAGCCTGGCGGCGGCGATGCCCGACCTCCAGTTCGCGCTGGCGCTCGCGCACACGGTGTCGCGCGCGCACCTCGAGGCGACGGTGGCGGCGTCGCACCTGCCCGTGCCGGTACCGGTGATTCCGGGCGACGCCCACAATCTCATCGCCGCGGCCGACGTCGCGCTCGTCGCGTCGGGTACCGCGACGCTCGAGTGCGCGCTCCTCGAGCGGCCGATGGTGATCGTCTATCGCCTGTCGCCGCTCACCTACGGGCTCGCGCGCATGCTGGTGCGGGGCGTGTCGCACGTCGGCATGCCGAACATCGTCGCGGGACGCGAGGTCGTTCCCGAGCTGCTCCAGGGCCGTGCCACCGGGGCGGCGATCGCGGCGGCGGCGCGCGCCATCCTCGACGATCCGGCGCGCCGGGAGCGTATGATCGCCGACCTGCGCGAGGTGCGCCGCCGGCTCGGCCGCGGCGGCGCCGCGGATCGGGCGGCGGCGATCGCCTGCGAGATGCTCGGGGTGGGGGCGGCGTGA
- a CDS encoding ABC transporter ATP-binding protein produces the protein MTSYRRLLAYLRPYIWPQGVVAVLFMLAFSATEGAAPFLVRFTFDKVFTEQNPDNLKIAVALALLLGVVRGVVGFVASYLNDWIGQRIVTDLRNQVTTHLQTLDLAFFNGQRAGQIVSRVTADVTLVRSSVTDAVRSLFQDSTTLIVLIGTAIYLDWFLALLAILLFPIAAVPIITFSRQLRQNARRQQEATARLNAMLHENIQGNRVVKLFDQAAYEAARFHAQDEKIFQLYMRSSRLRSLPVTEVLAGFAIAGIIWYGGASVIADPARKGSFFAFLAAVVFLYDPFKKLVRTNYTIQQGLAGAERVFALLDTRPAVADRPGARELTTVGEGVRLEDVGFAYEPGRPVLEHVDLEIPRGHVVALVGMSGGGKSTIADLIPRLYDVTSGRITIDGIDVRDLTLTSLRRHIAVVTQFTFLFNDTVRANIAYGDTSADAARVEAAARAANAHDFIAALPKGYDTAIGDLGVRLSGGQRQRLAIARALLANAPILILDEATSALDTESEGLVQEALERLMANRTSVVVAHRLSTVRRANRIVVVANGGIVESGTHDELLATGREYRRLYELQFGETAESPDEPASRLGGGRG, from the coding sequence GTGACGTCGTACCGGCGCCTGCTCGCCTACCTGCGCCCCTACATCTGGCCGCAGGGCGTGGTGGCCGTGCTCTTCATGCTGGCGTTCAGCGCCACCGAGGGCGCGGCGCCCTTCCTCGTGCGCTTCACCTTCGACAAGGTCTTCACCGAGCAGAACCCGGACAACCTGAAGATCGCCGTCGCCCTGGCGCTGCTGCTCGGCGTGGTGCGCGGCGTGGTCGGCTTCGTCGCCTCGTACCTGAACGACTGGATCGGGCAGCGCATCGTCACCGACCTCCGCAACCAGGTGACGACCCACCTCCAGACGCTCGACCTGGCGTTCTTCAACGGCCAGCGGGCGGGGCAGATCGTCTCGCGCGTCACCGCCGACGTGACGCTGGTGCGCAGCTCGGTCACCGACGCGGTCCGCTCGCTGTTCCAGGACTCGACGACGCTGATCGTCCTCATCGGGACCGCGATCTACCTCGACTGGTTCCTCGCGCTGCTCGCCATCCTGCTCTTCCCGATCGCCGCCGTGCCGATCATCACGTTCTCGCGCCAGCTGCGCCAGAACGCCCGCCGCCAGCAGGAGGCGACGGCCCGGCTCAACGCGATGCTGCACGAGAACATCCAGGGCAACCGGGTGGTGAAGCTGTTCGACCAGGCGGCGTACGAGGCGGCGCGCTTCCACGCCCAGGACGAGAAGATATTCCAGCTCTACATGCGCAGCAGCCGGCTGCGGTCGCTGCCGGTCACCGAGGTCCTGGCGGGCTTCGCGATCGCGGGCATCATCTGGTACGGCGGGGCGAGCGTCATCGCGGACCCGGCGCGCAAGGGCAGCTTCTTCGCGTTCCTCGCGGCGGTCGTGTTCCTCTACGACCCGTTCAAGAAGCTGGTGCGGACGAACTACACGATCCAGCAGGGGCTCGCCGGCGCCGAGCGCGTCTTCGCGCTGCTCGACACGCGTCCGGCAGTGGCCGACCGTCCGGGCGCGCGCGAGCTCACGACCGTGGGCGAGGGCGTGCGGCTCGAGGACGTGGGGTTCGCCTACGAGCCCGGACGTCCGGTGCTCGAGCACGTCGACCTCGAGATCCCGCGCGGCCACGTGGTGGCGCTGGTCGGCATGAGCGGCGGCGGCAAGAGCACGATCGCCGATCTGATCCCGCGCCTCTACGACGTCACCAGCGGCCGCATCACGATCGACGGGATCGACGTGCGCGACCTCACCTTGACGAGCCTGCGCCGGCACATCGCGGTGGTCACGCAGTTCACGTTCCTGTTCAACGACACGGTGCGGGCGAACATCGCCTACGGCGACACCAGCGCCGACGCCGCGCGGGTGGAGGCGGCCGCCCGCGCCGCGAACGCGCACGACTTCATCGCGGCGCTGCCGAAGGGCTACGACACCGCCATCGGCGACCTCGGCGTGCGGCTCTCGGGCGGCCAGCGCCAGCGCCTCGCCATCGCGCGCGCGCTCCTCGCCAACGCGCCGATCCTGATCCTCGACGAGGCGACGTCGGCCCTCGACACGGAGTCGGAAGGCCTCGTCCAGGAGGCGCTGGAGCGTCTCATGGCGAACCGCACGAGCGTCGTCGTCGCGCACCGGCTCTCGACGGTGCGGCGCGCGAACCGCATCGTCGTCGTCGCCAACGGCGGGATCGTCGAGTCGGGCACGCACGACGAGCTGCTGGCGACGGGCCGTGAGTACCGGCGGCTGTACGAGCTCCAGTTCGGCGAGACCGCGGAGTCGCCGGACGAGCCGGCGTCGCGACTCGGCGGCGGGCGGGGCTGA
- a CDS encoding DUF374 domain-containing protein: MATARDGGGTARRAAARESARAEGSAFRRRWTWRDRLVVAVGGALIAAILRLLYRTLRLEVADPAGVLAARARGERVVWATWHEGIILLPLMVWKVDPRLRPRVMLSWHRDGEIAAQAVRRFGVEVIRGSSTRGWLGALRGLLDADARGEDLVVVPDGPRGPRREAKDGVVQLARATGLPVVAIGIAASDGHRFGTWDRLLLPRPFARAALVLGSPVAVPRRDVGDALGRVQAALAAATAAAAEIVGKAV; encoded by the coding sequence ATGGCGACGGCCCGCGACGGCGGGGGCACGGCCCGGCGGGCGGCCGCCCGCGAGAGCGCGCGCGCCGAGGGCTCGGCCTTTCGCCGCCGGTGGACGTGGCGCGATCGTCTGGTCGTCGCCGTCGGCGGGGCCCTCATCGCCGCCATCCTGCGCCTGCTCTACCGCACGCTGCGCCTCGAGGTGGCCGATCCGGCGGGCGTGCTCGCTGCGCGCGCGCGCGGAGAGCGCGTCGTCTGGGCGACGTGGCACGAGGGCATCATCCTGCTGCCGCTCATGGTCTGGAAGGTCGATCCGCGCCTGCGCCCGCGGGTCATGCTCTCCTGGCACCGCGACGGCGAGATTGCGGCGCAGGCAGTGCGCCGGTTCGGCGTCGAGGTGATCCGCGGCTCGTCGACGCGCGGCTGGCTCGGCGCGCTGCGCGGGCTGCTCGACGCCGACGCACGCGGCGAGGACCTCGTCGTCGTGCCCGACGGGCCGCGTGGGCCGCGGCGCGAGGCGAAGGACGGCGTCGTGCAGCTCGCGCGCGCCACCGGCCTGCCGGTGGTGGCGATCGGCATCGCGGCCAGCGACGGACATCGCTTCGGCACCTGGGATCGGCTGCTCCTGCCGCGGCCGTTCGCGCGCGCCGCGCTCGTCCTCGGCTCGCCGGTGGCGGTGCCGCGACGGGACGTGGGCGACGCGCTCGGGCGCGTGCAGGCGGCGCTCGCGGCGGCGACCGCGGCGGCGGCGGAGATCGTCGGCAAGGCGGTCTGA
- a CDS encoding 3-deoxy-D-manno-octulosonic acid transferase → MSLVEAAYRGVMGGAALAAGVAAAVPGLPVGWRAAGDRLGRLDAGERAAASSMPALWMHAASVGELTAVRPLLGALRERFPGRLAVVTTLTRTGLALARTLPEAHLAFLFPLDAPGPVARVLDTLRVEAFLFTETEIWPTTLAALAARRIPALMVSGRVSARTAARARFLRPLFAPALETVTCCMQTPEDAARVVTLGADPRRVQVAGSLKFEVAGTPPPPAVEALRARLLDRPVLVAGSTHEGEEEVLLDVAQRLALGHPGLVLVLAPRHPERLERVAAQVRARGLALLRWSRLESDALPEAAAGVVLLDEMGVLAHAYALGRVAFVGGSLVPVGGHNVLEPARASRPVVVGPHTANAADAVDRLVAAGGAMRAASADGLALALDHLLGDPARAREMGRRAWGAAQTGQGALERHLKIIAARLESATFARAASG, encoded by the coding sequence GTGAGCCTCGTCGAAGCGGCGTATCGCGGCGTCATGGGCGGGGCGGCGCTGGCCGCCGGTGTGGCGGCGGCGGTCCCGGGGCTGCCGGTCGGATGGCGGGCAGCAGGCGACCGGCTCGGCCGCCTCGACGCCGGCGAGCGCGCCGCCGCGTCCAGCATGCCGGCGCTCTGGATGCACGCCGCGTCGGTGGGAGAGCTGACCGCCGTACGCCCGCTCCTCGGCGCGCTGCGCGAGCGCTTCCCCGGACGCCTGGCGGTGGTGACGACGCTGACCCGCACCGGGCTCGCGCTGGCGCGCACGCTCCCGGAGGCACACCTCGCCTTCCTCTTTCCCCTCGACGCGCCGGGGCCCGTCGCGCGCGTGCTCGACACCCTGCGCGTCGAGGCCTTCCTCTTCACCGAGACCGAGATCTGGCCGACGACCCTGGCCGCCCTGGCCGCGCGCCGCATCCCCGCGCTCATGGTGAGCGGCCGGGTGAGCGCGCGCACGGCGGCGCGGGCGCGTTTCCTGCGGCCGCTGTTCGCGCCGGCGCTCGAGACCGTCACCTGCTGCATGCAGACGCCGGAGGACGCCGCCCGCGTGGTCACGCTCGGCGCCGACCCGCGCCGCGTGCAGGTGGCGGGCAGCCTCAAGTTCGAGGTCGCCGGCACGCCGCCGCCGCCGGCCGTCGAGGCGCTGCGCGCGCGGCTTCTCGATCGGCCCGTCCTCGTCGCGGGCAGCACGCACGAGGGCGAGGAGGAGGTCCTGCTCGACGTCGCCCAGCGGCTCGCGCTCGGCCATCCGGGGCTCGTCCTGGTGCTGGCCCCGCGGCATCCGGAGCGGCTCGAGCGCGTCGCGGCGCAGGTGCGGGCGCGCGGGCTGGCGCTGCTGCGCTGGAGCCGGCTGGAGTCGGACGCGCTGCCCGAGGCGGCGGCCGGCGTCGTGCTGCTCGACGAGATGGGCGTGCTGGCGCACGCCTACGCGCTCGGCCGGGTGGCCTTCGTGGGCGGGAGCCTCGTCCCGGTGGGCGGCCACAACGTGCTCGAGCCGGCCCGGGCGAGCCGTCCGGTCGTCGTCGGGCCGCACACGGCGAACGCCGCGGACGCCGTCGACCGCCTCGTCGCGGCGGGGGGGGCGATGCGCGCAGCGTCGGCCGACGGCCTCGCGCTCGCGCTCGATCATCTCCTCGGCGATCCCGCCCGCGCGCGCGAGATGGGTCGGCGCGCGTGGGGCGCGGCGCAGACGGGGCAGGGCGCGCTCGAGCGGCACCTCAAGATCATCGCCGCCCGCCTCGAGTCGGCGACCTTCGCCCGCGCCGCCTCGGGATGA
- the lpxK gene encoding tetraacyldisaccharide 4'-kinase, with protein MSADGGLHDAVTAAWTSPAVAARVARALLLPAAGAYAAVIAARNAAYDRGWLPATRVPAHVVSVGNLTVGGSGKTPLTLWIAEQLQARGHRVAIVARGYRKRLRGVVVVSAGHGPLVSAADGGDEAVMLAHRFAGPVVTAERRAEGAAHACTALGCDTIVLDDGFQHRALRRDVDVAVVADDPAAAHLLPAGSRREPWSALQRAQLVVAMDGAAVPVPGHPVVRAATQPLALVTAHADGWEASPLAALAGAEVVAVAGVARPGRFVATLEALGARVVATLAFPDHHAYGPADLAAIGAVAARGRLVTTEKDLVKLGGAGLPGLCALRIGVAVADPAALLARLAPSASGSVAFPPV; from the coding sequence ATGAGCGCCGACGGCGGCCTGCACGACGCCGTCACGGCGGCCTGGACGTCGCCGGCGGTGGCGGCGCGGGTGGCGCGCGCGCTGCTGCTGCCGGCGGCCGGTGCCTACGCGGCGGTGATCGCCGCCCGCAACGCGGCGTACGATCGTGGCTGGCTGCCGGCGACGCGCGTGCCGGCGCACGTGGTGAGCGTCGGCAACCTGACCGTCGGCGGCAGCGGCAAGACGCCGCTGACGCTGTGGATCGCCGAGCAGCTGCAGGCGCGCGGCCACCGCGTGGCGATCGTCGCGCGCGGCTATCGCAAGCGGCTGCGCGGCGTCGTCGTGGTGTCGGCGGGCCACGGGCCTCTCGTCTCGGCGGCGGACGGCGGCGACGAGGCCGTCATGCTCGCGCATCGCTTCGCGGGGCCCGTGGTCACGGCGGAGCGGCGCGCCGAGGGCGCCGCGCATGCCTGCACCGCGCTCGGCTGCGACACCATCGTGCTCGACGACGGCTTCCAGCACCGCGCGCTGCGGCGCGACGTCGACGTCGCGGTCGTGGCCGACGACCCGGCGGCGGCGCACCTCCTGCCCGCGGGCAGCCGGCGCGAGCCGTGGTCGGCGTTGCAGCGCGCGCAGCTCGTCGTCGCCATGGACGGGGCAGCGGTGCCGGTGCCGGGTCACCCCGTGGTACGCGCCGCCACCCAGCCGCTCGCCCTCGTGACCGCGCACGCCGACGGCTGGGAGGCCTCGCCCCTGGCGGCGCTCGCCGGCGCCGAGGTGGTCGCGGTCGCGGGCGTGGCCCGCCCCGGCCGCTTCGTCGCGACGCTCGAGGCCCTCGGCGCGCGCGTCGTCGCCACCCTGGCGTTCCCGGATCACCACGCCTACGGCCCCGCGGATCTGGCCGCGATCGGCGCCGTCGCCGCGCGCGGGCGCCTGGTGACGACGGAAAAGGATCTGGTGAAGCTGGGCGGCGCGGGGCTTCCCGGGCTGTGCGCGCTGCGCATCGGTGTCGCGGTCGCGGACCCCGCGGCGCTCCTCGCGCGCCTGGCGCCGTCGGCGTCGGGCTCGGTGGCATTCCCGCCGGTTTGA
- a CDS encoding Trm112 family protein — MAIHQELLEILACPQCKGEVVLTEAQDGLVCEACKLRYPIKDDIPIMLIDEAERLA; from the coding sequence ATGGCGATCCATCAGGAGCTGCTCGAGATCCTCGCCTGCCCGCAGTGCAAGGGCGAGGTCGTCCTGACGGAGGCGCAGGATGGGCTCGTGTGCGAGGCCTGCAAGCTGCGCTATCCGATCAAGGACGACATCCCGATCATGCTGATCGATGAGGCCGAGCGCCTCGCCTGA
- the waaF gene encoding lipopolysaccharide heptosyltransferase II yields MRPSASPEPTPAGPKLLVVQTSFLGDVVLTTPLLTALRQRLRPRELVVLVRRDAAALLAGHPDVDRVLVDDKHGAERGTGGLWRVARRLRAEGFDLVVSPHRSLRTALVLAAAGIPRRVGFDVARGAWLYHVRVPRDRRQHDVRRNLALLAAFGDVPEPPPLHLPVDAGAARRIAELLPPGAGPLVGLAPGSVWPTKRWTVDGFAALARALVAGGAQVVLVGGPDDVGRCAAVATAAGAGVVSLAGRTDLPGLVALVDRLALLVANDSAPMHVACARDVPVVAVFCATTPALGYGPWGRRTAVVEADLACRPCARHGGRRCPRGTEDCMRLVSAAAVLATARALLGGRMAGSAA; encoded by the coding sequence ATGAGGCCGAGCGCCTCGCCTGAGCCGACGCCGGCCGGCCCGAAGCTCCTGGTCGTCCAGACCAGCTTCCTCGGGGACGTGGTGCTCACGACCCCGCTCCTCACGGCCCTGCGGCAGCGGCTCCGCCCGCGCGAGCTGGTGGTGCTGGTGCGGCGGGACGCGGCGGCACTGCTCGCCGGCCATCCCGACGTCGATCGCGTGCTGGTGGACGACAAGCACGGCGCCGAGCGCGGGACAGGCGGGCTCTGGCGCGTGGCGCGGCGCCTGCGTGCGGAAGGGTTCGACCTGGTGGTCTCGCCGCACCGCTCCCTGCGCACGGCGCTCGTGCTCGCGGCCGCCGGCATTCCGCGGCGGGTCGGGTTCGACGTCGCGCGGGGCGCGTGGCTCTACCACGTGCGCGTGCCGCGCGACCGGCGACAGCACGACGTGCGCCGCAACCTCGCGCTGCTCGCCGCGTTCGGTGACGTGCCCGAGCCGCCGCCGCTGCACCTGCCGGTCGACGCCGGGGCGGCGCGGCGCATCGCCGAGCTGCTGCCGCCGGGCGCGGGGCCGCTCGTGGGCCTGGCGCCGGGCTCGGTGTGGCCGACGAAGCGCTGGACCGTCGACGGCTTCGCCGCGCTCGCGCGCGCGCTCGTCGCCGGGGGCGCGCAGGTCGTGCTCGTCGGCGGGCCGGACGACGTGGGGCGCTGCGCGGCCGTCGCGACGGCGGCGGGGGCGGGTGTCGTCTCGCTCGCGGGACGCACGGATCTTCCGGGGCTGGTCGCGCTGGTCGATCGGCTCGCGCTCCTGGTCGCCAACGACAGCGCGCCGATGCACGTGGCGTGCGCGCGCGACGTGCCGGTCGTCGCCGTGTTCTGCGCGACCACGCCGGCCCTCGGCTACGGGCCGTGGGGGCGTCGCACGGCGGTGGTCGAGGCCGATCTCGCATGTCGGCCGTGCGCGCGGCACGGCGGCCGACGCTGCCCGCGCGGCACCGAGGACTGCATGCGCCTCGTGTCGGCGGCGGCGGTGTTGGCGACGGCGCGCGCGCTGCTCGGCGGGCGCATGGCGGGCTCGGCGGCATGA
- a CDS encoding 3-deoxy-D-manno-octulosonic acid kinase, with amino-acid sequence MTLPPAYTLLRAGTVQAAVRCDLADTLAAWLLAPELCAPGDAEPIAGGRGAAWRLCLPGGARAVLRRYRRGGFFARWVTETYVDRPLRPLRELAVTVEARARGAAVPEVLAARVEGRVLYRGAILTAEIPGATPVLDALAATPDAEARRALARRAGEAVASLHVAGVVHADLNCGNILLAPGATAGATVIDLDRASLRRGPLGRWRRRRALRRLHRSLAKLDPGGARAGSDAVAAFRDGYAARAGGPCAC; translated from the coding sequence GTGACCTTGCCGCCCGCGTACACGCTGCTGCGCGCCGGCACGGTGCAGGCGGCCGTGCGCTGCGATCTCGCGGATACCCTGGCGGCCTGGCTGCTCGCGCCCGAGCTGTGCGCGCCGGGCGACGCCGAGCCGATCGCCGGCGGCCGCGGCGCCGCCTGGCGGCTGTGCCTGCCGGGCGGCGCGCGCGCGGTGCTGCGCCGCTACCGGCGCGGCGGCTTCTTCGCGCGCTGGGTGACCGAGACGTACGTCGACCGGCCGCTGCGGCCCCTGCGCGAGCTGGCGGTGACGGTCGAGGCGCGCGCGCGCGGCGCGGCGGTGCCCGAGGTGCTGGCCGCGCGCGTGGAGGGCCGCGTCCTCTATCGCGGCGCGATCCTCACCGCCGAGATCCCCGGGGCGACGCCGGTGCTCGACGCCCTGGCCGCGACGCCCGATGCGGAGGCGCGCCGCGCGTTGGCGCGCCGGGCCGGGGAGGCGGTGGCCTCGCTGCACGTCGCGGGGGTCGTGCACGCCGACCTCAACTGCGGCAACATCCTGCTCGCGCCCGGTGCGACCGCCGGCGCGACGGTGATCGACCTCGACCGCGCTTCGCTGCGGCGGGGGCCTCTCGGTCGGTGGCGCCGCCGGCGCGCGCTGCGCCGGCTGCACCGCTCGCTCGCGAAGCTCGACCCGGGCGGCGCGCGGGCCGGCTCCGACGCGGTCGCGGCGTTCCGCGACGGGTATGCGGCGCGGGCGGGGGGACCGTGCGCCTGCTGA
- a CDS encoding glycosyltransferase family 9 protein, with protein MGSSCPSRAWFPERTAAVLGALARRHGGSAVLLGTPADAGFATAVERAATSPVRDLVGRTSLRQLLALLPHTALAFGPDSGALHLAAAVGVPVVSLWGATSAWRSAPFGSEARVVEGASPCRPCFLSTCPIGRVCMQAIDAAAVLAHADPALDGAAAAGGPA; from the coding sequence GTGGGCTCGTCGTGTCCGTCGCGCGCGTGGTTCCCGGAGCGCACGGCGGCGGTGCTCGGGGCGCTCGCGCGGCGGCACGGCGGCAGCGCCGTCCTGCTCGGCACCCCGGCGGACGCGGGCTTCGCGACGGCGGTGGAGCGGGCCGCGACGAGCCCGGTGCGCGACCTCGTCGGCCGCACGTCGCTGCGCCAGCTGCTGGCGCTGCTGCCGCACACGGCGCTGGCCTTCGGGCCCGACTCGGGGGCGCTGCATCTCGCGGCGGCGGTCGGGGTGCCGGTGGTCTCCCTATGGGGCGCGACGAGCGCGTGGCGCTCCGCACCCTTCGGCTCGGAGGCCCGCGTCGTGGAGGGCGCGTCGCCGTGCCGGCCCTGCTTTCTTTCGACCTGTCCGATCGGTCGCGTCTGCATGCAGGCCATCGACGCCGCCGCGGTGCTCGCGCACGCGGACCCGGCGCTGGACGGGGCCGCCGCGGCCGGAGGGCCGGCGTGA